Proteins found in one Candidatus Saganbacteria bacterium genomic segment:
- a CDS encoding TIGR00159 family protein has product MAYIRFALDVFDIIAVAVFLYYILIWLRGTKAVNLLRGIIVLLMVYISAKLLGLYTINWLFEKFAAAILVVLIIVFQPELRRALEQLGRGRIFSRFGFVQKPSSWFIRTLVRGIEQLADEKTGALIVLERNTGLNEYLESGTKLDAVLSSELLVSVFNHASPLHDGAVIIMGDRILSAGCLLPLSESKLLDKRLGTRHRAAVGLTELTDAIVIVISESTGTLSIAEEGYLTRFLTREMLEEKLFSLYREQFSKIEIGLPWPKKKK; this is encoded by the coding sequence ATGGCGTACATTAGGTTTGCTCTCGATGTTTTTGATATCATTGCTGTCGCGGTATTTTTGTATTATATCTTGATTTGGCTTCGCGGGACCAAGGCCGTCAACCTCCTGCGCGGGATAATCGTCCTCTTGATGGTTTATATCAGCGCAAAACTACTGGGACTTTATACGATAAATTGGCTGTTTGAAAAATTCGCCGCGGCGATCCTTGTTGTACTGATCATTGTTTTCCAGCCGGAACTGCGCAGAGCCCTAGAACAGCTTGGCCGCGGACGCATTTTTTCCAGATTTGGTTTTGTCCAGAAGCCATCTTCATGGTTCATCCGCACATTGGTGCGCGGAATAGAGCAGCTTGCGGACGAAAAAACCGGCGCCTTGATCGTCCTTGAAAGGAACACCGGCCTCAATGAATATTTGGAATCAGGCACAAAGCTTGATGCGGTTCTTTCTTCAGAATTGTTGGTTTCTGTTTTCAACCACGCTTCGCCATTGCACGATGGCGCCGTGATCATTATGGGCGACAGGATACTTTCGGCGGGTTGCCTGCTGCCTCTGTCGGAATCAAAACTCCTCGATAAAAGGCTTGGGACCAGGCACAGGGCGGCCGTAGGTTTGACCGAGCTTACCGATGCGATAGTTATCGTCATATCCGAAAGCACGGGAACTTTGTCGATCGCGGAAGAAGGATATTTGACGCGCTTCTTGACCCGCGAAATGCTTGAAGAAAAACTTTTCTCTTTATATCGCGAACAATTCTCAAAGATCGAAATAGGACTCCCATGGCCCAAAAAGAAAAAATAA
- a CDS encoding GNAT family N-acetyltransferase, with product MHIDELFRERISSYLNDNEFDCGDPDLNEFLLKDSLPYQHELLGVTYLFRSKNSREIAAYFTVLNDGIKASNKLNRKIPNQKRHEKIPAVKIGRLAVCAKYQGGKLGSQIIDFIKYWFIYNNKTGCRFLLADAYNNSLTLKFYKNNGFSFLTNDINNETRAMKFDLKPYELRLAKTIKS from the coding sequence ATGCATATCGATGAACTATTTCGCGAGAGAATCTCCTCATATTTAAACGATAACGAATTTGACTGTGGCGACCCGGATTTGAATGAATTTTTGCTAAAAGATTCTTTGCCATACCAGCACGAGCTCCTAGGCGTTACTTATCTTTTTCGCTCCAAAAATTCCAGAGAAATAGCCGCTTATTTTACGGTATTAAATGATGGGATCAAGGCTTCAAACAAGCTTAACAGGAAAATCCCAAATCAAAAGCGGCATGAAAAGATCCCTGCTGTGAAAATTGGCCGTTTGGCGGTTTGCGCGAAATATCAGGGAGGAAAACTTGGCAGCCAGATCATTGATTTTATAAAGTATTGGTTTATATATAACAATAAGACGGGTTGCCGATTTCTGCTGGCGGATGCCTATAACAATTCTCTGACATTGAAGTTTTATAAGAATAATGGGTTTAGTTTTTTGACAAATGACATTAATAATGAAACAAGAGCAATGAAGTTTGACCTCAAGCCGTATGAATTAAGATTGGCAAAAACAATAAAGTCATGA
- the aroB gene encoding 3-dehydroquinate synthase, protein MQKVKVSLKERSYDVLVGSGALYKLAGLIKNIKSSSILLITDTNVDSLYGSIIREILKQYQTTIIKVPAGEKHKTLYTAAAVYDQMVVSNIHRDSLLIAFGGGVVCDLAGFVAATYMRGLPLVNVPTTLLAQVDASIGGKTGVDHEKGKNLIGAFYQPKLVVIDPELIKTLPPREIKTGLAEVVKYGIIKDASIFRLLERNPVVDPKFWETIIAKCAKIKADVVSRDEYERTGLRMILNLGHTFGHAIESLTSYSKYTHGEAVSAGIAASAHLARRLKLLSKIDLNRITSLLSKFKLPVVCKLRADLIIGKLALDKKVMDGKVVLVLPNGIGKTAVRNNIPAGKIKLALKEIGCR, encoded by the coding sequence ATGCAAAAGGTCAAAGTTAGCCTGAAAGAAAGAAGCTACGATGTTTTAGTTGGGAGCGGGGCGCTTTATAAGCTCGCTGGCCTTATAAAGAACATCAAATCCTCGAGCATTCTCCTCATCACGGATACCAATGTGGATTCTCTTTACGGTTCGATAATAAGGGAGATACTGAAACAGTACCAGACAACAATAATCAAAGTTCCCGCCGGCGAAAAACATAAAACGCTTTATACTGCTGCGGCTGTTTACGACCAGATGGTTGTTTCAAATATTCACAGGGATTCCCTCCTTATAGCTTTTGGAGGAGGCGTTGTCTGCGATCTGGCCGGGTTTGTTGCCGCGACCTATATGAGGGGCTTGCCTCTTGTCAATGTGCCAACGACGCTTCTTGCGCAGGTTGACGCTTCGATCGGCGGAAAAACCGGCGTCGACCATGAAAAAGGCAAAAATTTAATAGGCGCTTTCTACCAGCCGAAGCTTGTGGTTATAGATCCCGAACTTATAAAAACGCTTCCGCCGCGCGAAATTAAAACCGGTCTTGCCGAGGTTGTTAAATACGGCATCATAAAAGATGCTTCGATATTCAGATTATTGGAAAGAAACCCTGTAGTTGACCCGAAATTTTGGGAAACGATCATCGCTAAATGCGCAAAGATTAAAGCAGATGTTGTATCGCGCGACGAATATGAAAGAACAGGCCTCCGTATGATTTTGAACCTTGGCCATACATTCGGCCATGCTATTGAATCCTTAACTTCTTATTCAAAATATACGCATGGCGAAGCCGTTTCGGCAGGGATCGCGGCTTCGGCGCATTTAGCGCGCAGGTTGAAGCTTTTGAGCAAGATCGACCTTAATAGGATAACAAGCCTCCTTTCAAAATTCAAACTTCCTGTCGTTTGCAAATTAAGGGCGGATCTAATAATCGGCAAATTAGCGCTTGATAAAAAAGTGATGGACGGCAAAGTTGTATTGGTATTGCCGAACGGCATCGGGAAAACCGCTGTTCGAAACAATATACCGGCGGGTAAAATAAAACTAGCGTTAAAAGAGATCGGATGCAGATGA
- a CDS encoding shikimate kinase, whose amino-acid sequence MNIILIGFMGVGKSEVGKRAASRLGYNFLDTDELIEKIEGRKISEMFEKEGEKYFRDLETESLKTLVDFDDFVLATGGGIILREENVKLLHEIGKVILLTAATDTILSRIGSMKNRPLLEDGEKAQKIKEILQKRDPIYNSSADHKIDTTKKDVDSVAEEIIKYAKGQS is encoded by the coding sequence ATGAATATCATTCTAATCGGTTTCATGGGAGTTGGCAAGTCGGAGGTTGGGAAAAGGGCGGCGTCACGGCTTGGGTACAATTTTCTTGATACCGACGAGCTCATCGAAAAAATCGAAGGAAGAAAAATATCCGAAATGTTTGAAAAAGAAGGCGAAAAATATTTCAGGGACCTCGAAACCGAATCATTGAAGACCCTGGTTGATTTTGACGATTTTGTGCTTGCGACCGGAGGCGGGATAATTTTAAGGGAAGAAAATGTGAAACTGCTGCATGAGATCGGGAAAGTGATCCTCTTAACTGCCGCAACTGATACGATCTTAAGCCGCATAGGTTCCATGAAGAACAGGCCGCTTCTAGAAGATGGGGAGAAAGCCCAAAAAATAAAAGAGATTTTACAAAAAAGGGATCCAATATATAATAGTTCAGCCGATCATAAGATCGATACCACAAAAAAAGATGTTGATTCCGTAGCCGAGGAGATAATCAAATATGCAAAAGGTCAAAGTTAG
- the panB gene encoding 3-methyl-2-oxobutanoate hydroxymethyltransferase, translating to MAQKEKITSNSLISSKKLGKKIAMLTAYDSAIAKILDGSNIDIILVGDSLGNVMLGYKNTLPVTLIEMIIHTQAVSRAVNRAMVVSDMPFGTFQKNDEEAVSNAVDLIKSGANAVKVEGVNYKSAIKKIIKAGIPVMGHLGFTPQSVNILGYKVQGKDHKSKLKIIKDAKALEKTGCFALILEMVPEDLAAKIAKSLKIPVIGIGAGSKCDGQVLVSYDMLGIYKNAPSFVKKYADIGKTITQAVEKYINDVKK from the coding sequence ATGGCCCAAAAAGAAAAAATAACCAGTAATTCACTTATCTCCTCAAAAAAACTTGGCAAAAAAATAGCAATGCTAACGGCTTATGATTCGGCGATAGCTAAGATCTTGGACGGATCAAATATCGATATTATTCTGGTCGGGGATTCGCTTGGCAATGTCATGCTCGGCTATAAAAACACTCTTCCTGTGACCTTGATCGAAATGATAATCCACACACAGGCGGTTTCCCGCGCGGTTAATCGGGCAATGGTTGTATCCGATATGCCGTTCGGGACTTTTCAAAAAAATGATGAAGAAGCAGTTTCAAATGCGGTAGATCTTATTAAATCCGGAGCGAACGCGGTAAAGGTTGAAGGGGTCAATTATAAAAGCGCGATCAAGAAGATCATTAAAGCGGGCATCCCTGTTATGGGACATTTAGGTTTTACTCCGCAATCTGTCAATATTTTGGGATACAAGGTCCAGGGTAAAGATCATAAATCAAAACTAAAAATCATTAAAGATGCAAAGGCATTGGAGAAAACCGGATGTTTTGCGCTCATCCTTGAGATGGTGCCGGAAGATCTCGCTGCAAAGATCGCAAAGTCGCTTAAGATACCGGTCATTGGTATCGGTGCCGGCAGTAAATGCGACGGTCAAGTATTGGTTTCGTACGACATGCTTGGGATATACAAGAACGCTCCATCTTTTGTGAAAAAATACGCAGACATTGGAAAAACGATTACCCAAGCGGTCGAAAAATATATAAACGATGTCAAAAAGTAA